One part of the Pelagicoccus sp. SDUM812003 genome encodes these proteins:
- the ilvB gene encoding acetolactate synthase large subunit — translation MNYTGAEIIIKLLERQGIKTMAGIPGGANLPMYDALSRSEQIRHVLARHEQGAGFIAQGQARATGRPAVFLATSGPGVTNTITALADAKLDSIPVICISGQVPQALIGTDAFQEIDAYGLSVPVTKHSYFVKSAAELLHVIPSAFRIAQSGRPGPILIDVPKDVQMERIAVDEWPATGEKEPGPQFRFSDLQRAAEMINQAERPIVYAGGGAIHGEAHRELKELAERIHAPVTTTLMGLGAFPASHEQSIGMLGMHAARYTNMALEESDLLIALGARFDDRATGKVAQFCPNAKIVHIDIDAAELHKIKTAHVGIVADLASALKQLIPITEARRRQAWMERVAELKRDFPLQMPDADSATSAYGIIRSTQSICSSDTIVTTDVGQHQMRAAQAFRFETPRRWLTSGGLGTMGFGLPAAIGAALEKPESSVVCFSGDGSLMMNIQELATAAEEGVNVKIVLCNNNSLGLVHQQQTLFYGKNIFASNFSKAQDFAMIARGFGVAAYDLGQCDDPNGLLRKALSERGPAVINVPIDVAHRVFPMVPPGGANSEMIHEHIEEAVGV, via the coding sequence ATGAACTACACAGGCGCAGAGATCATTATAAAACTCCTCGAGAGACAGGGGATTAAAACCATGGCGGGTATACCGGGAGGCGCGAATCTCCCCATGTACGACGCTCTCTCACGCAGCGAGCAGATTCGCCACGTGCTGGCCCGCCATGAACAAGGCGCCGGCTTCATCGCCCAAGGACAGGCTCGCGCCACCGGTAGGCCAGCGGTCTTCCTCGCCACCTCCGGCCCTGGCGTGACCAATACCATCACCGCCTTGGCGGACGCGAAGCTGGACTCCATCCCGGTCATTTGCATCTCCGGCCAGGTGCCTCAGGCCCTGATCGGCACCGATGCCTTCCAGGAGATCGACGCCTACGGATTGAGCGTTCCGGTCACCAAGCACAGCTATTTCGTCAAGTCGGCCGCGGAGCTGCTGCACGTCATTCCGTCCGCTTTTCGCATCGCGCAATCCGGTCGGCCCGGTCCGATTCTCATCGATGTGCCCAAGGACGTGCAGATGGAGCGCATCGCAGTGGACGAGTGGCCAGCGACCGGAGAGAAGGAGCCCGGTCCCCAATTCCGCTTCTCGGACCTGCAGCGCGCCGCGGAGATGATCAATCAAGCGGAGCGACCCATCGTCTACGCAGGAGGAGGCGCCATCCACGGCGAAGCCCATCGGGAGTTGAAAGAGCTCGCGGAGCGTATCCATGCTCCGGTTACGACTACGCTGATGGGGCTGGGCGCGTTCCCTGCGAGTCATGAGCAATCGATCGGCATGCTCGGCATGCATGCGGCGCGGTATACCAATATGGCTCTGGAGGAGTCCGATTTGCTGATCGCCCTGGGAGCGCGTTTTGACGATCGGGCCACAGGGAAAGTGGCCCAATTCTGTCCGAACGCCAAGATCGTGCACATCGACATCGACGCGGCGGAACTGCATAAGATCAAAACGGCCCACGTGGGCATTGTCGCGGATCTGGCGTCGGCTTTGAAGCAGTTGATTCCCATCACGGAAGCGCGGCGACGCCAAGCCTGGATGGAACGCGTGGCCGAGCTGAAGCGCGATTTTCCGCTGCAGATGCCGGATGCGGATAGCGCCACTTCGGCCTACGGTATCATTCGGTCGACGCAGAGTATCTGCTCCTCGGATACGATCGTTACAACCGACGTGGGACAGCATCAGATGAGAGCCGCTCAGGCGTTTCGCTTCGAGACGCCGCGTCGCTGGTTGACTTCCGGAGGCCTGGGGACGATGGGGTTCGGACTTCCGGCCGCCATCGGAGCGGCCTTGGAGAAGCCGGAGAGCTCGGTGGTTTGCTTTTCCGGAGACGGAAGCTTGATGATGAATATCCAGGAACTGGCTACTGCGGCGGAAGAAGGGGTTAACGTCAAAATCGTTTTGTGCAACAACAACTCCCTCGGCTTGGTACACCAGCAGCAGACGCTGTTTTATGGAAAAAACATCTTCGCGTCCAACTTCAGCAAAGCGCAGGACTTCGCCATGATCGCCCGCGGATTCGGTGTCGCCGCATACGACCTCGGACAGTGCGACGATCCCAACGGACTCTTGCGCAAAGCGCTTTCCGAGCGCGGACCGGCCGTGATCAACGTACCCATCGACGTAGCTCATCGCGTTTTTCCCATGGTTCCGCCTGGCGGAGCGAACTCGGAAATGATCCACGAGCACATCGAGGAAGCGGTCGGCGTTTAG